In the genome of Mucilaginibacter sp. 14171R-50, the window TCTCGGGCCTGTCATCGTACCTGGTACCACACAAATTCTTTAAAAAGGATGTGACCAGGTTTTACCAGATCAAACGCTTCTATCTTATCTGGTTCAATAACCTCGAAAACCCCGAACTGATCAATATCAAAGACATCCAAAAGGTAAAAAAATTAAAGGTGATCAAGCAGTTTGACGAAGGCGCGATATATGAGTATGAGGGAGAAATTTCAACGGCTAAATAAGGGATCCACTAATTACATAAGCGCTTATATATATTGCCATTCTTCTAAAAAAGCAGTGGGAAATTTGAATTTTTAGCAATCAATTTCACATTAAATTTTGATTTAATAAATCGATACCTATATTTGCATCGCTCATCTATAGTATTACTATACAAAATGGAAAGGTTTAAACTACATCATCCGCATCTGCACCATCACCACCCGGTGATGAATAGATAATGTATGTTTCTACGCGAAATAACAACCTCCGTTTTTTTAATTATAGTACCTTAATATCAACTTGTGAAAACACTAAAAATAGCGATCCAGAAATCGGGTCGGCTCAACGAAAAATCCGTTGAATTGCTAAAAAATTGCGGCCTTAATTTTGAAAATTATAAAAGTTCGCTGATATCGCCGGTATCAAACTTCCCGTTAGAAATCCTTTTTTTGCGCGATGACGACATTCCGGAATATGTACAGGATGGCATTGCCGACCTGGGTATAGTTGGCGAAAACGTGATACAGGAAACCGAAGTTGAGGTAAGCTACCTGCAAAAACTTGGCTTTGGCAAATGCTCGTTAAAGATAGCTGTGCCGAACAATAACACCATAAACAGCCTCGGGCAACTTAATGGCAAGGCTATTGCTACCACCTACCCGGTAATACTCGGCAAATATTTAAAAGAAAAAGGCATTACGTCGGATATCCGCACCATATCTGGCTCGGTAGAAATTTCGCCGGGTCTGGGTTTAAGCGATGCCATTTGCGACCTGGTATCTACAGGCGGCACGCTGAAAAGCAATGGCTTGATGCCTTTTGCGGATGTAATGAGCAGTGAAGCCGTTTTAATTGGCCGTAAAGGCAGCGAAGACGATCATTTGGTGCAGGAGCTGATACAGCGTATCCAGTCGGTACTGCGGGCCAAAGAAACTAAGTACGTGGTGCTGAATGTAGAACGTAAAAACCTGCCGGCAGTATTAACTTTGCTGCCGGGGGTTAAAAGCCCTTCGGTGGTGCCATTGGCCGAGAGCGAATGGGTGGCCGTACACACCGTAATACCCGAACGCGATTTTTGGGACAGGATAAGCCAGCTAAAGCAGGCCGGCGCACAAGGCATTGTAGTAATGCCGATAGAGAAAATAATATTATAGCTGGCAGTTTGCAGTAGGCGGTTTACAGATAGCATTAATGCATCTTTAAACTTTTGCCAGCTGCGAACTACTAACTGCAAACTAAAATGGAAACATTCAACTATTCACACCTAAGTAAAACGGACATCACCCGCCTGGTGCAGCGCAATGTTGATCCGGCGAACGAGCTACGCGCTTTGGTTGAAGATATAATTGACCATGTAAAACAACACGGCGACCGCGCCCTGTATGATTATGCCAATAAATTTGATAAAGTTGAGTTAACCCAGCTTTACCTTGATAAAGCTGAACTGGAAGAACTGGCATCGGCCGTGTCGGAAGATCAGCAGCAGGCGTTGCAAACCGCTTATAACAACATCTATAAATTTCATGAGTCGCAGCTAAAAACCGAAGACACGGTAGAAACCATGCCCGGCGTAACCTGCTGGCGCGAGGTAAGAGCCATCGAAAAAGTTGGCTTGTATATTCCCGGCGGTACCGCGGTGCTGCCATCAACATTTTTGATGCTGGGCATCCCCGCGCGCATTGCAGGCTGCAGCGAAATTGTGGTTTGCTCGCCGCCGCAAAAAAACGGCAAAGTAAATGCTTTTATTGCTTATGTAGCCTTAATGCTGGGCATTGACAGGGTGTATCTTGTTGGTGGTTCGCAAGCGATAGCTGCGATGGCTTACGGCACCGAAACTATCGCTAAGGTTGATAAGATATTCGGGCCGGGCAACCAGTTTGTAACCAAGGCCAAAACTGTTGTACAAAGCACTACCACAACAGCCATTGATATGCCTGCCGGCCCTTCGGAAGTATTGGTAATTGCCGACGAAACGGCAAATCATGCCTACGTGGCCGCCGATTTGCTGGCGCAGGCGGAACATGGGATAGACAGCCAGTCGATATTGGTTTGTACTTCAGAAAACATCGCGCAGCAAACCCTGACCGAAGTTGAAAAACAGCTAAGTGTTTTGCCCCGCGCCGAGATCGCTAAACAAGCACTGGATAACTCTTATATCATCATCACCGATAATCTTGATGAAGCGATGGCGTTTAGCAATCAATACGCGCCCGAGCATTTAATTTTGGCTACGACCAACTGGCAACAGCTAACTACCAAAATTGTAAACGCGGGTTCGGTATTCCTGGGTAATTTAACTCCCGAAAGCGCGGGCGATTATGCATCGGGTACCAACCATACGCTGCCAACCAGCAGCTATGCAAGGGCATATTCGGGTGTGTCGGTAGATTCGTTTGTAAAGAAGATAACCTTCCAGTATTTAACAGAAGAAGGCATACAAAATATAGGGCCATCAGTAGAGATATTGGCCGAATTGGAAGGCCTGCACGCGCACCGGAACGCGGTGAGTGTAAGGATGAATAAGTAAAAACAAAAAAGCGTCATTGCGAGTTACGAAGCACTCCTCGATAGAAAGGCAGGCTACAAGCATGTCGAAGATTGCTTCGTACCTCGCAATGACGGAGGAAATTAATGATTACAATGTTCGACATAAATAATATACTACGCCAAAACATCAAAAACCTAACCCCCTACTCATCCGCACGGGATGAATACACCGGTGAGGCCAGCGTGTTTTTAGATGCGAACGAAAACGCTTTCGGCTCGCCGCTTAGCAATGCCTACAACCGCTACCCCGATCCATTGCAGCACCAGGTAAAGCTGCGCCTTAGCCAAATAAAAGGCGTGCCGGTACGCAATATATTTTTAGGTAACGGCAGCGATGAAGCCATCGATATCATGTTTCGCAGCTTTTGTAAACCGGGGGTTGACAACGTGATCATTGTACCTCCTACCTACGGCATGTACCAGGTATCGGCCAACATTAATGATGTAGAAGCCCGCAAGGTGCTGTTAACTGAAGATTACCAGCTTGACCTGGATGGCATTGCCGAGGCCATCGACAAAAACACAAAACTGATATTTATCTGCTCGCCAAATAATCCTACAGGCAACTCCATTAACCGCGACGATATTGAAACGCTGCTGGCGAATTTTAACGGCATTGTAGTGATAGACGAGGCCTATATCAATTACAGTCGCCAAAAAACTTTTATACAGGAACTTACCGAATATGCCAACCTGGTGGTGCTGCAAACCCTATCAAAAGCATGGGGACTGGCAGGCTTACGCGTAGGCATGGCTTTTGCCAGCGAAGAGATCATTGAGGTGATGAACAAGGTAAAACCACCTTATAACGTTAATGAGGCTTCGCAGCTATTGGCCCTTGAGGCGCTTGGCAATGTAGCGCAGGTAAACGCGTGGATAAAGGAAACCTTAGAGCAGCGCGATAAGCTGGTGCTGTCTTTAAAAGATCTTGATTTTGTTGTAGACATTTATCCCTCTGATGCCAACTTTATTTTGGTGAAAACCATAAACGCAAAAGGCATATATGATTATTTGGTGGGTCATGGCATCATCATCCGCGATCGCTCCAAAGTAGAGCTTTGCGAAGGTTGCCTGCGCATTACCGTTGGCACGCCCGATGAAAACAAAACATTGATACAAACCTTACAGCAATACAAATAATAATGAACAAGCTGCAAAAAGTACTTTTTATTGACCGCGACGGGACGATCATCAACGAAACACCAGATGAGCAGATAGATTCGTTCGCGAAACTTACGTTCTACCCCGGTGCTTTGCAATACCTGCCAAAAATAGCTACCGAACTGGATTACGAGCTGGTTATGGTAACCAACCAGGACGGTTTAGGTACGGCCTCGTACCCCGAGGATACTTTTTACCCGGTGCACAACTTCATCATCAAAACATTTGAAAATGAGGGGGTGCGCTTCGCTTACCAGGCTATTGACCGCACATGGCCTGCTGATAACGCCCCTACCCGCAAACCGGCTACCGGCTTGCTGACAAAATACCTCGACGCTACAAAGTACGACCTGAAAAATTCCTTCACTATAGGCGACCGCAAAAACGATATCCTGTTGGCCAAAAATCTGGGTGCAAAAGGCATCTGGCTAAACAACCACAGCGGTTTGGGCGATGCCGAATTTAAGGCGGATGCAGATGCGGATATCGCAAACGTATTAGCGCTGCAAACCACTGAATGGAAAGATATTTATGAGTTTTTGAAACTTGGCGAACGCGTTGTAGAGCATAGTAGGGTTACGAAAGAAACGGATATCCATGTCAAAATTAACCTGGATGGTACGGGCGAAGCCAAAATTTCAACAGGCCTCCATTTTTTCGATCACATGCTTGACCAGATCGCACGCCACGGGGGTATCGACCTGGAAGTAACCGCCAAAGGCGACCTGCATATTGATGAGCACCATACTATTGAAGATACCGGCATTGCCCTGGGCGAAGTTTTTGCTGCCGCTTTAGGCAATAAAATGG includes:
- the hisG gene encoding ATP phosphoribosyltransferase, with product MKTLKIAIQKSGRLNEKSVELLKNCGLNFENYKSSLISPVSNFPLEILFLRDDDIPEYVQDGIADLGIVGENVIQETEVEVSYLQKLGFGKCSLKIAVPNNNTINSLGQLNGKAIATTYPVILGKYLKEKGITSDIRTISGSVEISPGLGLSDAICDLVSTGGTLKSNGLMPFADVMSSEAVLIGRKGSEDDHLVQELIQRIQSVLRAKETKYVVLNVERKNLPAVLTLLPGVKSPSVVPLAESEWVAVHTVIPERDFWDRISQLKQAGAQGIVVMPIEKIIL
- the hisD gene encoding histidinol dehydrogenase, which encodes METFNYSHLSKTDITRLVQRNVDPANELRALVEDIIDHVKQHGDRALYDYANKFDKVELTQLYLDKAELEELASAVSEDQQQALQTAYNNIYKFHESQLKTEDTVETMPGVTCWREVRAIEKVGLYIPGGTAVLPSTFLMLGIPARIAGCSEIVVCSPPQKNGKVNAFIAYVALMLGIDRVYLVGGSQAIAAMAYGTETIAKVDKIFGPGNQFVTKAKTVVQSTTTTAIDMPAGPSEVLVIADETANHAYVAADLLAQAEHGIDSQSILVCTSENIAQQTLTEVEKQLSVLPRAEIAKQALDNSYIIITDNLDEAMAFSNQYAPEHLILATTNWQQLTTKIVNAGSVFLGNLTPESAGDYASGTNHTLPTSSYARAYSGVSVDSFVKKITFQYLTEEGIQNIGPSVEILAELEGLHAHRNAVSVRMNK
- the hisC gene encoding histidinol-phosphate transaminase; the protein is MFDINNILRQNIKNLTPYSSARDEYTGEASVFLDANENAFGSPLSNAYNRYPDPLQHQVKLRLSQIKGVPVRNIFLGNGSDEAIDIMFRSFCKPGVDNVIIVPPTYGMYQVSANINDVEARKVLLTEDYQLDLDGIAEAIDKNTKLIFICSPNNPTGNSINRDDIETLLANFNGIVVIDEAYINYSRQKTFIQELTEYANLVVLQTLSKAWGLAGLRVGMAFASEEIIEVMNKVKPPYNVNEASQLLALEALGNVAQVNAWIKETLEQRDKLVLSLKDLDFVVDIYPSDANFILVKTINAKGIYDYLVGHGIIIRDRSKVELCEGCLRITVGTPDENKTLIQTLQQYK
- the hisB gene encoding bifunctional histidinol-phosphatase/imidazoleglycerol-phosphate dehydratase HisB, yielding MNKLQKVLFIDRDGTIINETPDEQIDSFAKLTFYPGALQYLPKIATELDYELVMVTNQDGLGTASYPEDTFYPVHNFIIKTFENEGVRFAYQAIDRTWPADNAPTRKPATGLLTKYLDATKYDLKNSFTIGDRKNDILLAKNLGAKGIWLNNHSGLGDAEFKADADADIANVLALQTTEWKDIYEFLKLGERVVEHSRVTKETDIHVKINLDGTGEAKISTGLHFFDHMLDQIARHGGIDLEVTAKGDLHIDEHHTIEDTGIALGEVFAAALGNKMGIERYGFCLPMDDCLAQAAIDFGGRNWIVWDADFKREKVGDVPTEMFYHFFKSFSDAAKCNLNIKAEGQNEHHKIEAIFKAFAKAIKMAVKRDVNKMVLPSTKGLL